A single window of Anser cygnoides isolate HZ-2024a breed goose chromosome 12, Taihu_goose_T2T_genome, whole genome shotgun sequence DNA harbors:
- the MMP15 gene encoding LOW QUALITY PROTEIN: matrix metalloproteinase-15 (The sequence of the model RefSeq protein was modified relative to this genomic sequence to represent the inferred CDS: deleted 1 base in 1 codon), which translates to MAAGGGAPCRAGGSLPALLLLLLLVGGGAATGGEVNAEAWLRLYGYLPQSSRQMSTMRSAQIFSSALSEMQKFYGITVTGVLDEETKMWMKRPRCGVPDQFGVQMKSNMRRKRYALTGRRWSQSHLTFSIQNYTEKLGRYHSYEAIRQAFRVWEQATPLVFQEVPYEDIRQKRKKEADIMVLFASGFHGDSSPFDGVGGFLAHAYFPGPGMGGDTHFDSDEPWTLENTDVSGNNLFLVAVHELGHSLGLEHSSNPSAIMAPFYQWMDTENFQLPEDDLKGIQQLYGTADGHPQPTKPLPTVTPRRPGRPDQRPPRPRPPGKPERPPKPGSPERPDQYGPDICDGNFDTVAVLRGEMFVFKGRWFWRVRHNRVLDNYPMPIGHFWRGLPGDIDAAYERHDGRFVFFKGDRYWLFREANLEAGYPQPLATYGQGIPYDRIDTAVWWEPTGHTFFFRGDRYWRFNEDTRSVDPGYPKPISVWVGIPPSPKGAFLSSDASSTYFYRGTKYWKFDNERLKTEPGYPKSILRDFMGCHVELVPDPNPRWPDVDQPPFNPDGDENPGGRSEGEEDEEEEEEDEEDYSEGGRKQGGDVDVVVQIDEYTRTMSVVMVLVLLVLLLCILGLIYVIVQMQRKGTPRMLLYCKRSLQEWV; encoded by the exons atggcggccggcggcggcgccccctgCAGGGCGGGCGGGAGCCtcccggccctgctgctgctgctgctgctggtggggggg ggagcggccaCGGGCGGCGAAGTCAACGCTGAG GCATGGCTGCGGCTGTATGGCTACCTGCCCCAGTCGAGCAGGCAGATGTCCACCATGCGCTCTGCTCAGATCTTCTCCTCAGCCCTCTCAGAGATGCAGAAGTTCTATGGGATCACCGTCACTGGTGTCCTGGATGAGGAGACCAAAAT GTGGATGAAGCGTCCCCGCTGTGGGGTCCCAGACCAGTTTGGGGTCCAGATGAAGTCTAACATGCGGCGGAAGAGGTATGCGCTCACGGGGCGGCGCTGGAGCCAGAGCCATCTCACGTTCAG CATCCAGAACTACACGGAGAAGCTGGGCCGGTACCACTCGTATGAGGCCATCCGCCAAGCCTTCCGGGTGTGGGAGCAGGCCACGCCGCTCGTCTTCCAGGAGGTGCCGTATGAGGACATTCGTCAGAAGCGGAAGAAGGAGGCTGACATCATGGTGCTTTTTGCCTCTGGTTTCCACGGGGACAGCTCCCCTTTTGATGGTGTCGGGGGATTTTTGGCTCATGCCTATTTCCCCGGCCCAGGGATGGGTGGGGACACGCACTTCGACTCAGATGAGCCCTGGACGCTGGAGAACACGGATGTGTCTG GGAACAACCTTTTCCTGGTGGCCGTGCACGAGCTGGGGCACTCGCTGGGCCTGGAACATTCCAGCAACCCCAGTGCTATCATGGCCCCCTTCTACCAGTGGATGGACACAGAGAACTTCCAGCTGCCTGAGGATGACCTCAAGGGCATCCAACAGCTGTACG GTACCGCAGATGGGCACCCTCAGCCCACCAAGCCCTTGCCCACCGTGACGCCCCGAAGACCTGGCAGGCCAGACCAGAGACCCCCCAGGCCACGCCCGCCAGGGAAACCAGAGCGGCCCCCCAAACCTGGCAGCCCAGAGCGACCTGACCAGTACGGCCCCGACATCTGCGATGGGAACTTTGACACGGTGGCAGTGCTGCGGGGCGAGATGTTCGTGTTTAAG GGCCGATGGTTCTGGAGGGTGCGGCACAACCGGGTGCTGGACAACTATCCCATGCCCATCGGGCACTTCTGGCGGGGCCTGCCCGGGGACATCGACGCTGCCTATGAGAGGCACGATGGCAGATTTGTCTTCTTTAAAG GTGACCGGTACTGGCTCTTCCGAGAAGCCAATCTGGAGGCTGGGTACCCGCAGCCACTGGCCACCTACGGGCAGGGCATCCCCTATGACAGAATTGACACTGCGGTCTGGTGGGAGCCCACGGGGCACACCTTCTTCTTCCGTGGGGACAG ATACTGGCGCTTCAACGAGGACACGCGCTCGGTGGACCCCGGGTACCCCAAGCCCATCTCTGTCTGGGTGGGCATCCCTCCCTCACCCAAGGGCGCCTTCCTCAGCTCAGATGCCT cTTCAACGTACTTCTACAGAGGCACAAAGTACTGGAAGTTTGACAATGAGCGACTCAAAACGGAGCCAGGCTACCCCAAATCCATCCTGCGGGACTTCATGGGCTGCCATGTGGAGCTGGTCCCAGACCCCAACCCCCGGTGGCCTGACGTCGACCAGCCTCCCTTCAACCCTGATGGGGATGAGAACCCTGGTGGGCGGTCTGAAGgcgaggaggatgaggaggaggaagaggaggatgaggaggattACAGCGAGGGCGGTCGCAAGCAGGGCGGTGACGTGGACGTGGTGGTGCAGATTGACGAGTACACACGCACCATGAGCGTCGTgatggtgctggtgctgctggtgctgctgctctgcatcctCGGCCTCATCTATGTCATTGTGCAGATGCAGAGGAAGGGCACGCCCCGAATGCTCTTGTACTGCAAGCGCTCCTTGCAGGAGTGGGTCTGA